Within the Streptomyces sp. R41 genome, the region CCCCGGCTGCTTCGTGCTGCCCTGCCGCCGTCGACCGGGTCTCGCATCATCAAGATGGGATCTGCATGTCCATAGCGAGACGTGTCACCCTTCGCTGCCTGCTGGGGACGGGCGCGGCGGTGCTCGCCCTCTCCGCGGCCACGACCACCGCGTCGGCCACCGACAAGCCCGGTGGCGACGGATGGGACAAGGCCGCCGGCGGTTACGCGCCCGGGCAGGGCGCGGGCACGGCGACCGCGACCGATCGCTGCCAGTTCTCCCTGGACGGGACGAACTTCTACGACTCGGTCCGCGTCGACGACGAGAACCTCAAGCCCACCGACGACGGCAAAGTCCACATCAAGGTCCGTACCGCGAGCGACGCCGGCACCTGCACCGCCTCGCTGGCCGCGTACCGCACCCACGGCGCCACCTTCAAGACCTCCGGCGTCCAGGTCTTCCACGACTTCGACACCGTCACGGTCAAGCCGGGCGCCACCGACTCGCTCGACATCTCGGTGCCCGACGCCGGCTGCTTCGCGCAGATCGACCTCTACCGTGGCGCCGTCAAGTTCGACGGCAAGTACGACGCCAATGACGGCTTCGAGCACGGTGACCTGCCCGCGGGCCCGGACCACGCGGTCATCAAGGACAAGCTGATCATGGCGTGGAACGGCGGCAAGAAGGACTGCACGACGCAGCCGACCACTCCGGAGACCCCGCCCGCCTCGACGCCTCCTGCGGAGACGCCCGGTACGCCGAGCGAGTCGACGCCCGCGACCCCGACGTCGCCCTCGGCGCCCGAGACGTCCGCGACCCCCTCGGCATCCGAGTCGACCACGCCGCCGGCTCCCTCGCCGGCCGGTGGCGAGTCGACCCCGCCCGGCGACCTCGCGGAGACCGGCGGCGGCAACACGCTGCCGATAGCGGCCGGCGCCGTGGTGGTCCTCGCGGCCGGTGCCGCGATCACCGTCACCACCCGCCGTCGGCGCGCCGCGGGCGGCCGCTCCTGACGCCCGGCGTCATCGTCATCGGCCCTCGATGACCTGCTGACGAGCCCCGGCACTCACCCGTGACTGAGTGCCGGGGCTCTTTCATGGCCTGGCTCTGAGCCCTCATGCTCGGCGCACCGGCCGTGAGCGGTACCGCTCCGTCGCCGCGAGCCGCACCGCCCAGCAGAGAGGCACCCAGGACTGAGCTCGCCCCTGGTGATCACGCGGGGAAAGCCGATCGCGCGAGGTCCCCGAAGTCCACCACTTGGGCAGTGGCGTTGACGCCTCTCGCCAGGTCCGAGACGAGATAGCGGACAGCCGCCGCGATCTCCTCGGGCCGGTGCACCGGGAAGGGTGCGCCGTCGAAGCCCATCTCGGTGAGGCCGAGGTCGGCACGGGACATCGGGTGTCGACGATGCTGGGCGCCACGCGGTTGACCCGGACGCCGTACTGGTCGAGGTCGGTGGCCAGCGCCTTGGCCGCATCGGCGCGCGTGGAGATCTGGGCGAAGCTGTGGGGCCCGTCCCCGGTCTCCCACACGGGCGCGTCCTACACCTTCGGGGACGTGTACTTCGAGCCCAAGGCGTTCCGTCCGGACGGCCCGCGCCTGTGCTTAGGCGGCGCGGGCATGCACGACGCGATGGTCCGCCGGATCGTGGAGCACGGGCATGCCTTCAACCCGCTGGGAAGGCCCACACCCGAGGAGATGGGCATGCTGGCCGACGCGACGTGGGCCGCGGGACGGGACATCGCCGACGTGGAGATGACCGGCGGCACCCGCGCGGTCTTCCCTGACGACGACTCGTGCGCGGACCTCGGCCGGGCGCTGGAGTCGATCCCGCAACAGATGGCGCAGGGCTTCACGACCTCCTGTGTGAAACCGTCGCAGTGCACCGGTGATCCGCACGGGGCCGCCGCGTTCTGCCGTGGCGTCATACGACGGGTGGAGGGGCGGGTGTGACGCCGCGGCGGGCTCAGTGATCGTTGCAGCCCGGCGACGGCGCATCGCCTGGAAGTGGCCGGCTCTGGTGGGCCTGCAGTGCGACACTTACCAGGGTCAGCAGCAGGTCGATGTCCGAGTCGACTTCGAGATGGATGGTGACCCAGCGCGAGCCGGGCACCATCCGCACCGCGGTCGCGCCCTTGAGGTGGTCCTCGTAGCGCCGGATGGCCCGGTCCGTGAGGTGCAGGTCGACGTCGTGGTCCGTATGGAAGTGGACGATCTCGCCCTGGGCCGAGCACAGCGCCCGCCCCGTGCCACAGCTCGGCCGGGCCTCCGCCAGGTCCGGCCAACCCGCCAGTCGCGTCATGGCTCTCAGGGCCATCGTCATGCGCCCATCATGACCAGCTCACCACCCGGCCACCAGAACTTGAGGAAGACGTAACCGAGCCGTAGCACCGGAATGTCCGGATACTGACCCGAAAGCCGAAGCCACTCGGCATCGGACTCCCTGGCCCACCGGGTCGGGCAAGGGTGACCTCGACCGGCAGCCGCTTGATGCCGTTGACGAAGTTCGAGCGGACGCGCGGGACCTCGCCGGCGAGACGGATGCCGGCGAGGCGCGGGATCAGCTCCTCGAACATGCTGCGGATCTCGGTGCGGGCCAGCAGATTGCCCAGGCACAGGTGGGGGCTGCCCTCGCCGAAGGTGACGTGGTCGTTGTTCTGCCGGGTGACGTCGAAGTCGTACGGGTCGGCGAAGACCTTCTCGTCGCGGTTGCCGGAGGCGTACCCCAAGACGACCTTGTCGCCCTCCTTGAGCTGCTTGCCGCCGAGTTCGAGGTCGCGGATCGCGGTGCGGCGGAAGTGGTGGATGGGGGAGGCCCAGCTCAGGAACTCCCCGACCGCGGTCGGGGTCAGGGAGGGGCTTGGAGACCAGGTCCGTTCCGTCGACGCCGCGCCGCTGCCCGGCCAACTCCCACCCGTACGCGAACACTTCGAGCGAAGCGGGGAGCGGAAGTGCAGGTCGCGGTACTTCTCGCTCTCCTCGCTGTGCAGCAGGACGTCTGCGTAGTCGGCGGCAGTGCGGATGTTGCCCTGATGCTCCAGCCGGGCGTGCAGCGTCGGGACGTAGTCCGTGCCGTGGGCCGCGTCCTGCTCGCGCAGGCGCCACAGCGGTGTCACTCCACGACCGCCTGCCCTCCACGGCTC harbors:
- a CDS encoding LAETG motif-containing sortase-dependent surface protein, producing the protein MSIARRVTLRCLLGTGAAVLALSAATTTASATDKPGGDGWDKAAGGYAPGQGAGTATATDRCQFSLDGTNFYDSVRVDDENLKPTDDGKVHIKVRTASDAGTCTASLAAYRTHGATFKTSGVQVFHDFDTVTVKPGATDSLDISVPDAGCFAQIDLYRGAVKFDGKYDANDGFEHGDLPAGPDHAVIKDKLIMAWNGGKKDCTTQPTTPETPPASTPPAETPGTPSESTPATPTSPSAPETSATPSASESTTPPAPSPAGGESTPPGDLAETGGGNTLPIAAGAVVVLAAGAAITVTTRRRRAAGGRS
- a CDS encoding luciferase family protein — encoded protein: MTMALRAMTRLAGWPDLAEARPSCGTGRALCSAQGEIVHFHTDHDVDLHLTDRAIRRYEDHLKGATAVRMVPGSRWVTIHLEVDSDIDLLLTLVSVALQAHQSRPLPGDAPSPGCNDH